The sequence gcagaattaacagggtcgcacatcccccccccccgtccctttGATCATATGGTGTAAAACGCCTggaagtagaggaaagtcttaacctggtgccccaaaagatggcagtgttggtgccaggcggacctcactggggagagtgttccataattgggaggccaccactgagaagaccctgccCACTACCTTGTTCACAGAATTTGGCTTCCCAAATTATGTTATTCAGTAAATTAGATCCACTACAATGATCTACAGAATTGTAGTACTACAAATAATCTACTTACTACAAATAATTACTGTGGctcagcattctctctctctctctcaacctgaTATGAAAATTAACCAGATCCCTCTAAATTTGGGGGATGTTTAATTTCCTGCTCAGGCTCTTGGAACATTCGCTTCACCATAATTTGCTATATTGTTCTTGAAGCATTAAAAATAATGGGATGGCTgccctgcttttttattttttaaattatattcttttaaaacctACTTTTTACCACAAGGTCTCATCCAGTGTGGCTTATAAATCTTTAGTAAAATACCACAAAAATTGCAAGTTTTCATACATCACTGAACAAGAGCCAGCCATAGCCAGAGTAAAGCAGGCAAATACCAGCAAATGCTTATCAGAAAAGTCAAGGTTCTGTCTGGCACCTAGATAGTGCCTGGTGAATCAGTCTGTGGAGTGATTTCTTTAACCAGGGGGCCACCCCAGAGCGTGCCCTGTCTCTGCTAGGCACCCATCTCCAGTCTGAAGTTGGGAGCAGGGGATCCTTTAGATGCAGCAGAAGCAAAATGATGGAAGGCAATATCAGTTTAAAACCAAGAGTTTGCTTTTTGGTTTTGTGGATCCTTGAGACACACCAGTCcctgaccatagaatcatagaatagctgagttggaagaggcctacaaggccatcatagaatcatagaatagaagagttggaagggacttacaaggccattgagtccaaccccctgctcaatgcaggaatccaccctaaagcatccctgacagatggttgtccagctgcctcttgaatgcctctagtgtgggagagcccacaacctctgtgGGCCTCTGTTCCCAAATGCAAGGCTTGACCGACAAGCTGGCAAATTCTCAAAGCACTGTTGAAATTAATGCAGCCAGCAGCGCTGTTGGTCCCAGTTAACCGCCTAGCTGTAGTAGTGTGAACTAGTGGATGATTTTGGTCAGCTGGAGGTTGTATTTAATTTTGCTACTGCTAACAAGCTTAATATGGGTCAGATCTCTGAACAAGCccttaaaaaacaccaccaccaccacttaaaaTGAATGTGAGATTCTAATAAACACTGTAAACTATTCATGCCCTTAAGGCCATTGGGCACGCTGACTGGGGCTGTTAGGAGTTTGGAGTCTAAAgtatctagaggacaccaggttgggaaagggctgcGTTGATGAGATTGCCAGAGTTTTCCAGGTGTTTGACTTGGGAGTAAACCGACGTGTCCTCGGTGTGGGAGAAAGGCTGGAAATGGGGatgtaaaccaccctgagctccgggaggggaggggagggcgggaCGCAGATGTGTCGACGCTTCAGCCTCCATCGAGGATTGAGCGCGTTCCAGCTATTCAGCTGCCTTGCTCTGAGAACCGCTTGGGGTCGCTTATGGAGCAGGATAGAAGGTGTATATCTAGATAAGTGGCCGCTGTTAGGCCTGGCTCCTTAGCCATGACGTTTGTCCCCTCCAGTGCCTCCCCACCATCCGCTGGTCTGCTGCTCCTCTTCGGGACCCCAGATCTGTACCAAGCGATCGGGCAGGAAAAGAGCCTTCCTCAGTAACCAGCAGAAAAGGAGGAAGTCGGTGACGCCAGATCCAAAAGACAAACAGACGTGCGGTAAGCTTCCCGACGGCATGGGCCTCCAGGCACTGATGGTTTTAATCCAAGGCCCAGGACTCTCCTAGATCCCAAGACCTCTCCATACCAGGGGAGAAACGGGAACTGTTCCGCTGCTGGCCCTACGCAACTGTAGGGGTTAGCAACTGGCGGCCCCTAGcacaagtcccccctccccccagaattGCGAAGGAGGGCATGGAGGAGCAATGGGTCTTGGGAGGTTGTGCCTTCGTCAGACCTAGCTGGCTGACCTGGGCCCCCCTTTGATGGCAGTAGTGCAGGCAGCCTGCCCCAAGAATCGTCAGTGGAATCCCGCGCTCTGCTTGGACAGAATGAACATGTCTCCTAATCTAATAATACTAAAGCCTTTAAGCCAAGGAACTGgctggtttgttcagatgcatgTGTAGAACTGAATTGGAGGGTCCACCGCTTCTTGGCTTTTGTTGCCCTCTCAGGGTGGCCTCAGCAGGAGCCACAACTGGTAGCATCCTCTTCATGGGGTGTCTCTGGCCCGGCTCCCTGCCTACAGGCCTGAAACCCTTTGGCTCGCTCGGACTCCCTTCCCCATGTTATACAGCTTCTCCTAATCCTAAGTGCCGTGAAACCCCTTCAGAGCCTCCATTGACCTCCGCcccctgccttctcctccaggcctcCGTCTCCACCTCCTTTTCTTCCAGGTTCCTCTTTCTCCACCCGCTCTTTCTTCAGCCTCCTGGCCCTTGAGCTCTTTGTCCCTCAGCTCCCCTACCTCCCCGGGCCTCTTCCCTGTACTTGGCCGACTTTTGGGGGGCGAGCTTTTCCATCTCGGCCAAACTgacagcttccccctcccctgtagaAGCTGAACCTGCCAGGCTGCCTTTTGCCTGAGCCGCTCCCATCGCCTGAGCTCAGCCGGTCAGCGTTGGAGGCTTCACTGCCCCGAGCACAAGACAGTCTGCAAGGCCTCGGCGTTGAAAGCTTTCGCGTCGGCCGCTTTGAGCAGACGCCACTAACGCGCCCCCTGTCTTCTGGCGTTTTTCTTCCAGACATCCGCCTCCGAGTCCGAGCGGAGTATTGTCAGCACGAGACGGCTCTGGAGGGCAACGTCTTCTCCAACAAGCAGGACCCGCTGGAGCGCCAGTTTGAGCGCTTTAGCCAGGCCAACACCATCTTGAAATCCCGGGACCTGGGCTCCATCATCTGTGACATAAAGTTCTCCGAGCTGACTTACCTCGACGCCTTCTGGCGCGACTACATCAACGGCTCGCTGCTGGAGGCCCTGAAGGGGGTCTTCATCACGGACTCCCTCAAGCAAGCGGTGGGCCACGAGGCCATCAAGCTCCTGGTCAACGTGGATGAAGAAGATTATGAGGTGGGCCGCCAGAAACTCCTGCGGAACTTGATGCTCCAGACGGCACCTTGAACCCTGCCTGTTGTtgtttcctgccccctcctccggCTCTCCtttggatggatttttttttcctttaaaaaaagagagagaggaaaaaatgtcTCAAAGGAATGAAACCTCGAGCTCCTGCCCATGTACTGAGTAACTGTAAGACCTGCTTCAATGTGAGGATCCAGTGCTGCAgttggtttttctttctctgcccgtTGGGAACTGAAACAGGAGACAGGGAGAATTCCAAGGGTCCTGTGGCCTGTGGCCCCCACTGGCCAGGTAGACTGAGGGCCCCGTCGGTCAGCGCAGCGTCTTGGCTCCCCAACACGCTGCTCTTTGGCACCTGTCGCCCTTCCGGACCATTTCCTCTCTTGTGCTGTtgacttctttctttccttctctctttcttttattattttttttaaaaaactgtttccaAAAATTAGGCTGTCCTGTGGTGCGCTGTTGCCCAAAAAAGGTCTAGACAGGTGTGGCGGGGTCCAGAAGGCGAGACATAACTTatccctttatattaaaaaagaaagaaagaaaaaagcaaacctAAACGTCCCTGTTCTTGTGACGGGAAACATCTTgtgccagtattttttttttctccGAAGCTGTGAgtttgtgggtgggtgaggagctTGGGGGTCTCGGGGCGGAGACGGGGAAGCGCGGCTGCACCTCAGCCAGGCCCCCACCCCACTGTGTAGCGATGTCCTTGAAGCTGCTCTAGATCCAGCCGGTTGGATTTTGGAGCTGTTATGCAATTGAGTTGGGTTGGGGTTAGGGTGTGGatggaagccccccaccccaacctggagCACCTTGAGGTCCGAGCGTGAGGGATGCAGAGACATGTTAgccttggctgctgctgctctcagaTCTGCTTCTGGGAGATGGTTCCCGAGTGAGTGAGAGAGGTGTGCTTTTGGGGGGCTTCTGAGCCCACCTAGCTACGCTGAACTGAAAATGGCCCTCAGGTGCTTTCCCTTGCCACGCCCCCCCCACCAGACTGCATCCTGAGTGGAGAGAGCTGCCAGACCCCACCCCCCTCTGATCCACTGTGTGTGCCTTTCCCTCAACTGACGGTCGAGGGAGCGTCTGCCTCCAAAGATGACAGAGAAAGGAATACTCCTTGGggtctcctctctcctctctgagACTGCAGTAAGCCCATGGGTGGCCCCATCCACCTGGAGAGGCTGTTGTTGTTGgtcgtctgtgtgtgtgtgttagggctgTACCATGTATGGATGGTCATGGGAGATCAGTCTACAAACTTCACCCCTGCTCTGTGTGTGACCAAGACTTTGGATCCTCTCCGTTCTTCCTCGCTCGCTGGATGGTTTTGTTCTTTCCGAGGTCATATTCTTCCATTTCTGGACCTGAGATTAGTTCTAGGCTGCCCTCCCAACTCCCCGAAGGCTCCAAAACAAAAGTTCCTCCAGAAAGCCTGCTTTGCAAAAAACACAAGGGGGGCGCGAGAGAGCTGAATCGGATCTTGCGTTTGTTCCAGTGGTGCTGAGCATCACGGCGGTCGCCTCCAACTTGGTGTCTTGCTTTTAAAGATGCCGTTTTGAAGAAGCTTTTTGGAGCTGCTGGAGCCAGCTTCAGGCTGGATGTTCCCAGCGCAGGGGTGAAAGCAGAGCCCTGGTGGCTCATGGGAAGGGTGCAAAACCGCCGGGTTAACATTTTGATAACCCTGCGACAGGAGATGGGGCTGCCCCTCTGGAccaccccccttctccccccaaaaaaccctaccCTTAGGGCCTCGTGCTGCTGAAGCTAGAATCCATTGGCTGCCTGCTCCAAGAGGCTTTTGGATTTCCTTGGGCCCCATTCGTGGGAAAGTACCGATGCTTTATTAAAAACGAACACAACAAGTGGGCGGGGAGAGAGCGTTCAGGTATCCAAACCAATCTTTGCAAGAGATtgggtttttctttctgttaAGAAATCAGCCCTGCTCCCGAGCATATCTTCCTGTTGGGTGCTTCTGTTTGAGGATGTTCAAGAACAGGAAGGCCTCAGCAGGCCGCCGCCttgcacctactttttttttggggggggggcttcctccaTCCAACTGTGTCCCCCTTTGGGCAGGATCTTTTGCTAGCCAACGGGCCTATTAGTTTTTGCACTCGATCCGTATGAATTTGTTTTAtggttcttcttttctctctccccacaatACCTTGTTTTCTGTGGATTTCTagaaaaagcaaaaaaagcaacccaaaaggtgttgttgttttaaagcttaATACTAAATCTGCAAAATCTACCCAACAGAGGTTTTGGCTGAGCCACATTCATGCGTTGTGAGCATTCAGATGTGTAGCTCCGCTTTCCCCAGcctagagccctccagatgtgttggggctatagcccctatcatccccagccagcatggtccactgtttggggatgataggagctgtaacCGAACACAGCTGGAAGGAACCGAGCTGGGCAGGCGGATGTGCTCCAGGTGCAGCCTCAAGTGGTGGCAGCCCCCAGAAAGCCGTGTCACTGGACTCTGCTGACTGCAAACGCCGAGCCCCTTGAAGCTCCCAACGAACCGCTGCCTGATTCGGTCAGAACGTTCCACTCGGCGCGTGAGTGTCCAAAGCCTTTCAATGCTGTGCAGAGGGTCTCAGCAAAGTATGCAAAAGTCCCGCCCCTTTGCGCACCCACACAAACAGTCACTCCCTGTTATTTCAAGGCAATTCTGGCACaaatttgtgtaaaatctgtgacttctgtatttttttaaaaaaagtaactgCCAGTGTAACTGGTCATGATCCCAGTGTAGCTTTGTTTTCCTccgagaaaaaaacaaaaaaataataattaaaaaaaaaacttctgtttTGTATCGTTGCTGCTGTTGTGGGGTTGGGGGAATTGTGCTTTTGCTCACCTGTGGCTGCGGTATGTGCACGAGGCAAATCTTTTTCAGGGTCTTGCTGAAGTGATTTGGGGGCAGAAGGTATTTCCTATCAGAAGGACTGGCCAGTTTTTCTTAGCAGATAGCCCAAGGCAAAACACACAACAGTCTGAAAGATTTCTTGGGGCAAGAGTTTTCTGTGCCCAGTTTTCTTGTATGTGTACGTACCTCAGCTTACTGGTTGCATTCCGTGGCCTTTTCGCTGCACTGTTTAGTCCCCGTCCCCCAATATATACCTGTGTGTATAAACTGTAATCTGCCAACCGAGAATAATGTTTCATGCACCCAATGAAGTGGGCTTTAGTCAAAGAAAGCTCATGCCTCGATACAAATACGTTTAATCTTTCAGGGCTCACAGGACTATTTCAGTTTTTCCCTGTAAGTTGTTCTAAACTCAAAGATGTGGCCCTGGCCTGCCAGGGATCCCCAGACGACCACTTTCCCCCACCACCCATGTTTTGGTTTGCTCCATGCTGAAAGGTTGGCATTCCCCATatgccttttgccttcagtccccaCCCACCAACTGGAAAACAGAATTtcgccctctggctgaaagagcttctgaGTCCCTGTTCTAACTAGTCAAAAATGATGACTTTTGTTAACAGCTCCAGCAGCAGAAAAATAAAGCCTGTGGGAGCAATACTCAGCTAAAGTCATACTTTTCTTCATGGTTCACTGATCTTTAATTGAGGCCATTTAGATGCTGTTTAAGTCTGCAAAAAAGAGACCGGTTTAAATCAAGATTCCCCATTGGTAACCCTTCAAATATTTCCTAAACATGATTTACAGAGAAACGCCTCCTTCAGCTCAATGTATCCAGTGAAGACGTTGATTCTGTTTTGAGATTAACTGTAGGGCTACCATGCCTATATTAGGGTTATTTATTATAAACCCTGGAGCGCAGTTGGAAGGGTTACCTGCTGGTAGCCAGCAAGCTTTTTACCTGGGCCACTAGCAATTCTGTTCAGCAATGCAGGTTTGGGAACCCTCTCAAAGCAAGGAGTGGCATTAATCAGCAAAAGTTTTGTAGGGTAACTTTTACCAGCCGTCTAAAGGACAGTAATGAGAGAACCTTTCTAACTGTctttgggagagagttccacaactGTGCTGCCTGCACACCTCAAAATCTTTCTTAAAAGAAGTTTCTAGACATGGTAGCAAAAGAATGAGCAGAGCTGCCTCTAGAGACCTACTGAATAAGACTTTCTGTGGTGGAGGTCAGGATTTGAGGGCCCTTCTCTCTCCGTGGCCACCGAAAATAAATGGCAAATTAAGAGACTGTGTATAAATTTGCATCAGGTAAAATTCTGCTTTTAACACCAACTTTTGAATGCAAAGTTCCCCCTGACCTGTCTTAAGGTCTATAATGTTATTTTGCAAAGTGAAACCTGGGCTCAGAGTCCGAAACCTGCTTAAAGAAGAGACAAAAGTACGAAGGAAAGAAAGGTAAACAATGTATTTAGGAGAAAAGTGATTCATTGGAGACTGTCTGAGCAAGTGCACTTCAACTAGAGGAGTCTAGGACCAGGTATAAGCTGTGGATTAATCTGGATAGGTGCGTTCACCTTCTAGTGGGGGGCTGGGCTAATGTGTTTCCTCTTCCTGATCCAGACCGGGgaaaggttctctctctctctcaccgtTCCACTGATCACCTTACCCCAGGCGTACTGCTGGGCTACCACATCAGTTATGAATCCACTCAGGTCTGAGGAAGAGAGGGCAGCTGTGCTTTTCTCTTGGCGTGCCCCCACCTCCTGATTGTGGAGGAGAGTCCAGCAGCCTTGTGCGGCAGGTGAGCGAGGTCATGGGTCCGGGACGACCTCCTGAGCAGCCCTTTCCCGGCCATAGAGGTCCGTCCGGCGGTGGCCACAGACGGGCATCTCCTGCCGGACCTGGTGCAGGTAGGCGAGGTCGACCTCCGCGTAACACAGTCCCGGCCCCTCGTGGCACTGGGCGACGACGCTGCCCCAGGGGTCCACCACCATGGCGTGGCCGTAGGAGGTGCGGCGCTCATGGTGCTTGCCTGTTTGCGCTGCCGCTACCACGTAGCACTGGGTCTCGATGGCCCGCGCTCTTAGCAGCACCTGAAGAGCAAGGAGTGCACCGAGTCAGCCCAGCCCCGGCGTGTCCCCACTGCGCTTGCACACGTCCGCTTTCACAAAGCTCAAGTGCGCTGAGCTgaatgcctttgagcatgtgaaaagtgcctcTTCCAGGTAGGAGAAGGTACCGAAtaggctttttgtttttaaggacaaGGTGTCTGAGGATGTGCAAAGTCTTGTGAAGGAATCATGGAGttgtcgagttggaaggggcctcttgaaggactctagtgtgggagagcccgccacctccctaggtcatgggtcccattattgtactgctcttagctgtcaggacgtttttcctgatgtccagctggaatctggcttcctgtcacctgagcccattattccgtgtcctgcactctggtgggatcgagaagagatcctggccctcctctgtgtgacaaccttttaagtatttgaagagtgctctcatgtctcccctcagtcttctcttctccaggctaaacatgcccagttctttcagtctctgctcacagg comes from Elgaria multicarinata webbii isolate HBS135686 ecotype San Diego chromosome 21, rElgMul1.1.pri, whole genome shotgun sequence and encodes:
- the DEDD gene encoding death effector domain-containing protein, translating into MNTLKRSCAQAWPEEEGDREHGLYSLHRMFDIVGTHLTHRDVRVLSFLFVDVIDDYERGMIRSGRDFLLALERQGRCDETNFRQVLQLLRIITRHDLLPYVTLKRRKAVCPDLVDKYLEETSIRYVTPRAHSSPEHVPAHQPKSVPPHHPLVCCSSSGPQICTKRSGRKRAFLSNQQKRRKSVTPDPKDKQTCDIRLRVRAEYCQHETALEGNVFSNKQDPLERQFERFSQANTILKSRDLGSIICDIKFSELTYLDAFWRDYINGSLLEALKGVFITDSLKQAVGHEAIKLLVNVDEEDYEVGRQKLLRNLMLQTAP